The Haloplanus sp. GDY1 genomic sequence CCGCTCCCGTGATACCATGGGCTACGCAGTACGAATGCCGAAGATGGGGATGACGATGGAGGAGGGGACCGTGATCGAGTGGCACGTCGACGTCGACGGGACGGTCGAGGCCGACGCCCCCCTCGTCGACGTCGAGAGCGAGAAGTCGGTCAACGAGGTGACCGCCCGGGAGGGCGGGACGCTCCTCGAACGGTTCGCCGACGCCGGCGACACGGTGGCGCCCGGCGACCCCATCGGGTACGTGGGCGACGCCGACGCCGAGGTGCCCGACGACGTCCGGGAGGAGGTCGGCGGGACGGCCGAGGAGAAAGAGGAGACGGCGGCGACCGACGCACCGACGGCGGCCGCGGGGACGACGGCCGACGGCCCGGTGTCCGTCCGCGAACTGTCCGCGGACGTGTCGCCCCGCGCCCGGGCGTACGCCGGCGACGCCGGGGTCGACCCCGCCGACCTCGACGCCATCTCGGGGTCCGGCCCGGGCGGGGCCGTGATCGAACGGGACGTGATCGAGGCCGTCGAAGCCGGCGACGCGGCGGACGGATCGGCCCAGGAGGGGCCGGCGATCCGCGAGGTTCGGGAGCTGACCGGGCTGCGGCGATCCGTCGCCGACCGGATGACCACCTCGGCACGCGAGGCGCCACAGGTGACGCTGAACCGCCGCGTGGACGTCGGGGCGACGCTCGCGACGATCGACCGGCTCGCCGCCGACAGGGGCGTCGAGGTGTCGATCACGGACTTCCTGCTCGCCGCGGTCGCCAGGGCCGCCGAGGAGCATCCGGCGCTGAACGCCCGCTTCGTCGACGGCGAACACCGCATCGCCAGCGACGTGAACGTCAGCGTCGCCGTCGACGTCGAGGGCGGCCTCGTCACGCCCGTCGTCGAGCGCGTGGGCGAACTCACCGTCGAGGGGATCGGTCGCGAGCGAGCGGCGCTCACGGAGGCCGTCCAGGCGGGGACACACGACGCCGCCGACCTGCAGGGCGGGACGTTCACCGTCACCAACCTCGGCATGTTCGGCGTCGACAGCTTCGACCCGCTCCTGAACCCCCCACAGGTGGCGATCCTCGGCGTCGGCCGCCTCCACACCGACGACGACGGCGCCGAACTCCCCCTCTCGCTCACCTTCGACCACCGCGTGGCCGACGGCGCGGACGCCGCCCGATTCCTCGCGGCGGTCGCGGACGCGCTCACCCGACCGCTCGAACTGATCGGCGGCGGCTCCGAGGGTGCCGACACGGGGCCGACGGCCGCCGACGAGTCGCCCCCCGCCCCGCCCGAGGGGACGGTCACCGCACGCTCCGCGGAGGGGTTATCCGCCACCGTCCGGGCGCGCGAGTTCGAGTGGCGCGCCGACGAACCCGAGGAGCGGGGCGGCACCGACAGCGCCGCGACGCCGGTCGAGCAGTTCCTCGGGAGCCTCTCGTCGTGTCTGGCCCTGACGACGCGGCTGATGGCCGACCGGCGCGACGTCGCCATCGAGACGATCACCGTCGAGGTGACGGCCGAGCCCTCCGTCCACGACATCGACGCGCTCGACGTGCAGGTCGAGGCGACCGCCGACGAGGACCCCGCGGACGTCGAGCGGGTCGTCACGGTCGCGGAGCGCGCCTGTCCGGTCAACGGGATCGTCTCGGAGGACGTCGACCGGTCGATCGGCGTGACCGTCTCCCGACCCTCGTAGCCATCGGGACGGGGAGGAGTTTTACCCGCCCCCGCCGTGGGTCGGGCCATGCTATCGGATAGCGTACTGGTCGTCACCGGGGCGGGGCGGGGCATCGGTCGAGCGGTCGCAATCGAACTGGCCGGGGCGGGCGCGACGGTCGTGGTCAACGACCTCGGCGCGTCCGTCGAGGGGGAGGGAGCAAACGAGGACCCGGCGAGGGAGACGGTCGCGACCATCGAGGCGGCGGGCGGGACGGCCACGGCACACGTGGGCGACGTGACCGACCCCTCGTACACGGCGTCGCTTCTCGCGGACGCCGCGGAGGCCCACGGCCGGGTCGACGGCGTCGCCAACTTCGCGGGCGCCGCCGACCCGGCGCCGATCCACGAGATGTCCCTCGACCAGTGGGAGCGAGTGGTCGACGTCCACCTCCGGGGGCACTTCTGCCTGCTCAGGAGCGCCGCGCGGCAGTGGATCGACGCCGACGGGGACCGGGACCGCTCGTTTCTCTGTGTCTCCAGTCAGTCCGCCCTCGGTCACTACGCCATGGCGAACTACACGGCGGCGAAGGCGGGCATCCTCGGGCTGATGCGGACCGCCGCGAACGAACTGGCAGAACACGGCGTCCGGGTGAACGCGCTGTTTCCGAGCGGAACGACGCGGCTGTCCGACGCCCTCACCGACGACGCGTACCGGGATCCCGTCCCGCCGGAGCAGGTGGCGCCGATGGTCGCGTACCTGCTCGGCGACGCCGCGGCCGACGTCACCGGCTGTACGTTCAGGGCGGGCGGCGAGGAGATCGGCTTCGTCACCGATCCCGAGATGTCCCGCCTC encodes the following:
- a CDS encoding 2-oxo acid dehydrogenase subunit E2, with the translated sequence MGYAVRMPKMGMTMEEGTVIEWHVDVDGTVEADAPLVDVESEKSVNEVTAREGGTLLERFADAGDTVAPGDPIGYVGDADAEVPDDVREEVGGTAEEKEETAATDAPTAAAGTTADGPVSVRELSADVSPRARAYAGDAGVDPADLDAISGSGPGGAVIERDVIEAVEAGDAADGSAQEGPAIREVRELTGLRRSVADRMTTSAREAPQVTLNRRVDVGATLATIDRLAADRGVEVSITDFLLAAVARAAEEHPALNARFVDGEHRIASDVNVSVAVDVEGGLVTPVVERVGELTVEGIGRERAALTEAVQAGTHDAADLQGGTFTVTNLGMFGVDSFDPLLNPPQVAILGVGRLHTDDDGAELPLSLTFDHRVADGADAARFLAAVADALTRPLELIGGGSEGADTGPTAADESPPAPPEGTVTARSAEGLSATVRAREFEWRADEPEERGGTDSAATPVEQFLGSLSSCLALTTRLMADRRDVAIETITVEVTAEPSVHDIDALDVQVEATADEDPADVERVVTVAERACPVNGIVSEDVDRSIGVTVSRPS
- a CDS encoding SDR family NAD(P)-dependent oxidoreductase; its protein translation is MLSDSVLVVTGAGRGIGRAVAIELAGAGATVVVNDLGASVEGEGANEDPARETVATIEAAGGTATAHVGDVTDPSYTASLLADAAEAHGRVDGVANFAGAADPAPIHEMSLDQWERVVDVHLRGHFCLLRSAARQWIDADGDRDRSFLCVSSQSALGHYAMANYTAAKAGILGLMRTAANELAEHGVRVNALFPSGTTRLSDALTDDAYRDPVPPEQVAPMVAYLLGDAAADVTGCTFRAGGEEIGFVTDPEMSRLAYREDGWTAEAVAEQFPDVTAGIDLDRSETLVSERYGLDAEGMGG